CTGTAATGGCGTATGATCGCTACATTGCAATTTGCTTCCCGTTGCGTTATACAGTCATTATGAGCTGGAAGTTGTgtaaaaatatcattgttgttacCTGGGTGGGAACACTTCTGCTGACAAGTCTCCCTGCAATTTCAAGTCACCATACATTTTGCGGAGGAAACAAAATTAACCATTTTGCTTGTGAAGTCTTAGCCCTTCTTAAACTGGTGTGTGAAAACACTTCCTTTGATGAAAGCATGATATTCATTGGAGGTTTATTTACATTATCAGTTCCTTTTGCATTCATTTTAGTTTcttatgtgtgtattattgtaGCAATATTGAAGATCCATTCCGTGGGTGGAAGGAAGAAGGCCTTTTCCACATGTGGCTCCCATCTGACCGTAGTATTAATGTTCTATGGGACCAGTATGGCCATGTACATGGGACCaataaagaatattttagaaAAGCAAAAGTTTGTTTCTATTATTTATGGTATTGTTACTCCCATGTTAAATCCTTTGATCTACAGTTTTAAAAATCAAGAAGTGAAAAAAGGGGTAAGGAGAATATTGATTACAAATATTCAGGTCTCACTGATACAAAAAATAAGGGTATAGAACAATTCATACACTTTGAAACAGGACTTTCTTCAGTGATCTAATCATAcccaaaaacaaatatttgcaacTATATGTGTTTACAACATATGATACTATGGCTGAGCCTTTCTCCACAAACTGTCAATAAAAAACGAGCATCTCTTATGGGTTATCTGCCTGCTGATTGTGTCATGTCTGAGATGTATAGTTAACTGAAAACAGGATCTGATTATCTTGTAAAGTGCAAAAAGAAAATAGTAAGGGACTTATTGGTCAGATACAATGATCTTGGATATTTAAAGAGTTTCCGACTCTGATTGGGAGAAAGAAGGTGTACAATATCTCAGACCATCCTATGATTGGTACAGGTGAAAGGGGTGAAAGGGGTTACTGATTCTTTCATGACGTGGAGTGGACATGCCCAGATTTTGGTTCTTTTCAGAAACATTTGATGAGTAATTCAAAGGTGTATTGATGTCCCAATCTAATATGGTCAGAGATGTTTATTGGGCATGGAAAGGGGCGTTCTCTGAACCTTTTATACCTTTTGGCCCACATCTGCATCTTAATTGTATACTATTTACCTTCTTGCTGGTTTTTGTACTTCGGTACTGATTTCTCTATTCTTCTCCAATAAAACATACATGGAAACATTTATAAAATTGACACATTCACTTTCACATTTTTCTTTGCATATGTACCGTATTCCGCCACTTGGTAAGCTATTATTACACCTTTTAATAAACGGAAAAAAATGATAAACAgaatacttttgtttttgcccccatttttcatgagctgaactcaaagatccaagactttttctatgtacacaaaaggcctatttctctcaaatattgttcacaaatctgtctaaatctgtgttagtgagtacTGGTcttagacgatcttggaggtaaagatgctggatgtggaggtcctggtgTGTAGAAGGGGATTCCCCTTTTttataggtgtgctgccttgTTGTCATATTCCCTGGTTTCTTAACAGCTCTGAACCTCCTTCCTGATCTCGATTTCGGTCCTGGTGTTGTTACACGTgttctgcggttgtgaggcccgttagatgtactgccaaattctctgaaatgcctttggagacgcCTTATGGTAGAGAAACTAACATTTAATTCAcgagcaacagctctggtggacattcctgcagtcagcatgccaattgcatgctctctcaaaacttgcaacattttAACTCCTAATGCCGAATGATGGACCTAGTCCGTCACCCTGGGGAGAACCTTAATGACGGGTGACGAACCAGGTCCGTCATGtggtaaagttaaccccagattgcgGATATTGCGGAGATTGCTGCGATTGCCGCGATTGCAGGGTTAACAGtgctgtattagaggcagaccaggagcacccgatcgcgctgcccctgcagcagtgctttctctgacaggctgtcagagcgagcacatgtgctgcagggacttacCATCCACCCACCTGTACTTCTGGgttctgtgaagtgcagggagacggatcaaaGCCTTGATTttgcctgtgtaaaaaaaaaagtttaattaaaatcccaccccctttacccattttaaataaaaatgaaccacttccctgccaattgatcactgactacagtgatctgtggtgacattctgtcatcaaattaATATGGTGACCATGgttcatgtgaccaagctcatgtatgcactttcttacagggggataagctttaccctttgatatggtaattgggtaattcaatacctttacaagtcaggagagagataaCCACTTCCTCCTATCCCCATTCCTCTCTGTTTcttcttggctgtgctgcagagcagatgtgcagacgccatttTGCTAGCATGGGGAACCATGCTACACTCTatagcttccttttcttccttggtggatgtgatgtcgaACTTGCAGCAATGAGCCATTattagatgtgaaggcctaaccgtgggtgagattaAACGTgcggggaaggggattactatatagatagatagatttaaaaagggTTGCTGCTCCGTGAGTCTGGGCTgtatgtttgtgatacatttatagtactgTGTTGTTGCCTtcaaaataaataccttttaatgtagacgaaccttgtgatatacatatatattaatttggtgatacaccacatttTGGCGACCACAaagggaccataggaatagggacagtgctaaaGGAAGCAATGTAataggagataattggagaaataGATTAGAGGAGCCTCAGGCAATCaacaataattttaataatacCTGGGAGAGGCTGAAAAGAAGAGATAATAACTGTAAAAATACAGTTGGGAAGAAAAACGGAGAgacaacaggaacagttattgggaaAATATTTagagaaggaaccatagatgggatgagcatcagaccaatagacgggactgggataattggaggaataaagaaaggaatagagactactgggacctaaagagacagactgaaagattggaggcAGACGTAAAAGCACTTagggaacagatgagagaggaggaaaagattaatcaattggggggtcccagcaattaataactcccataatttttttgttgctctctacatctgtatgtatgtttgtttttcttttttttgttctttctctCAGTCTTCCAGTCTTACATATAGCTATACATGTCTAATGATGAGATCTAGTGTTCCCACAGAGCAAGGCAAAGCTGTATTAGAATGATGATGTGTGTCaacagaagattgtggtggatccTTGTTACAGGGTGGATAAGTATAAGCTGTATCACAGTAGGGATGGGGAGACAGGCAATACAGCCAGAAGATACTCCAAATAAGGGAGTCAGTTTAAAAGCTTAGagtctacattttaataatccttCTATTTCTCCAAGGTGTCCGGAACAACAGCGGCATTGGTTTAGGAAAAGCAGGGAGTCTGGAAAAAGGGACATATTTGCAGCCTTTCTGGGAGGAGTCAGAACTGGATTGGGAGTAGAGACACATCTAGTCCTACAAACTCTGTCACTAGTCCTCGTTATAACACTATACTTTTGTGTGCCAATTAAATAGATGAATAAGAAACTTGAAAAGGgggatatattttaaatgtttttttttcttctctctctctctctctctctccctctctctcacacattcTTCAATAAAGTTTTACATTGTACATACATAAacatttaacacacacactcacctaaATTCTATAAGTTCTGTTCCATAGGAAAGTACAGGAGAACTTATGTCACTGAGGGAACTATTCCAGAGGGACGgtgggttgaatttctcctgtatatcaggtttttgctcccactaggttctcttgtactagagggataactagataaTGGAGCAACAGAGAAGAAGAAAAAGTTGGGGAATGTGGGGTGAagcaacccctatttgactgttttctttcACCTTGCTTATCTCACTCACTAtaattcctgtgctccccttacctacttcagatctcatagtttagatagataagatggatatattattatttttaaatgtgctcaacataagagaagaaaaagtgaaggaatgtggtgacattctgtcatcaaattaATATGGTGACGAGGGGTCATGcaaccaagctcatgtatgcctttcttacaGGGGATAaactttaccctttgatatggtaattgggtaattcaatacctttacaagtcaggaaagagataacaacttccccctatccccattcctccctgttccttcttggctgtgctacagaGCAGACGCCATGTTGCTAGCATAGTGAACCATGttacactctgttgcttccttttcttccttggtggatgtgatgttgaacttgcagcagtgggccattactagatgtgaaggcctaaccatgggtgagatcaaacgtgtggggaaggggattactatatagatagatagatttaaaaaagggttgttgctccatgggtctgggctgtgtgtttgtgatacatttatagtattgtgttgttgccttctaaataaataccttttaatgtagacgaaccttgtgtaatatatatatatatatatatatatattaatttggtgatacaccacatgaTCAATTGCAgagattacattttactgtcatctgatttttttttatcccctgagggttaattttttttaaattatatatttagctagctggggtgggtggaagttagtggggaattgggggatttggtattaggctaactaggggttaactttaaaaaaaggtttaaaacaagctttaaaaagtaaaaaaagtttaaaaaaagttttaataacgtttaagtaaaaataaaatactgtgatctaattttttttaacccctgaggattaacttttattgattttttaaccCGCAGGGGttcaatgtatttaattaattcatttaaatattttataattatatattttgctagctggggtgggtgggagttatgggaaagtggggaatttactgttagtgctgcttactgctagttaggggttagctataaaaaaaagcttatacaaatgttatatctgtaaaaaaaaaagctttaagaaagtttaaaaaaaaataaaaagcaaaaaaaagtttcaaaactagttttaaaaagtaaaaaaagtttaaaaaagtaaaaaaataaatttaaaaacgctcattaccgctacacctggaacaaactagaaaaaaatgatcccacgctaaggttcaaaatacaccttaccccagggtgtattctttaataaatagtatgtgtttgcggggaagtttcaataaccaaccatctaaactactccaaaatggaacatggacacagcaaaaaactgaatggctgcatctcaaatgtgccccttcaacatccacatatacctggcaaaggtacatacgggggtattgctgtagaCGACATAGCcgagcaacatatgtagtattatacagtcgtagcacacataagttttgcaaaatatactgtgcaaactcactttgtgtgtcaaagaggcagaaaaaACGAAttgccactacacttggtacaagctagtggaaaaatatCTCACGCTaagtttcaaaatatgccttttgaaataccctgggatgtcttatttaagaaatggtatgcttttatggtgtagttgtaatatgtagcctactcaagtgctccaaagtgggacatggacacatcaaaaccctccatgaaaattcacacttaaaaacctgaacttgtgggggcgtggcctggacacggagcgagctggacgcGTCTGCTTAGAGTTCCGCTCCGTCCACACCGCAGATAGCACACAAAAGccgaattaaataaaaaaagagaggatTAAAGCCAAGGATGGAAAAATGACAACCCAAGAAACAGCCTAAAAAGGGCCTGGAACCAGGAGCCTCTGTAGCGGAGTTCTTTACAATGCCGCGAGGTGGACACGCGGGttcgcaagatggcggcggaacaGGCCTGGAGGCCGCGGGATCACCCAGATCGCCAGAAAAATTGGCTGCAGAGGCTGAGGGCACCCCGAGCACAATAGAGATGGCCAAAATCTTGGCTACCCTGGCGGAGTTGAAAGCTTACCTAGCAGGGGAAATCTAACACTCCACACATGTCCTAAGGAATGAAATCCAGGCCATCGGAGAGCGCACCACGAGGTTAGAACATCGCTTGGAGACCACTACCGCTGCACACAACACAGCAATCAGCCAAGTGAACATTTTAACAGCCAGAATGGCGACAGCAGACCTGGCTATCGAAGACATGGTGAACAGATCACGCCGTAACAATCTTCGCCTCAGGGGCCTCCCAGAAAACTCAGGGGAATGCTCAGTGATACACGTGGTAACGGCAATCCTCAAACCTCTGCTTCCTGAGCTGCCAGACCACCTCTGGCATATTGAAAGAGCCCACAGGGCGCTACGTACCAGAAGATTGGATGCAAACAACCCGAGAGACATCATAAAAGATTCCTGCACTTCCAGACTAAGGAGGCACTGATCAGAAGAGGCAGAGAAGGCCCAATCCGTCATCAGGGCTCAGACCTCACGCTATATCAAGATCTGGCGCCAGCTACTCTACAACGAAGGTGGGAATGGAAACCCATCACAGAAGCCTTGAGAGCAGCAAACGTGAAGTACGCATGGGGATATCCCTTCCAACTTCTGGCATTTCACCAGGGCAAGACCTACGTCCTGCAGCTGGGCGACGATGCCACAGCACTATTTACAGACCTTGGGCTCCAAGCTCCGACGCAGATCCCATCCACGCTGACCGGCACTGGAGACTTGCCACCTCTCCCTGGTGAATGGCGGATCGCTGGAGAATAAGGTACTGGGGGCACCATGTAGTCGCTTCACATTCAAAGGCTGAGAAGGCATGCACACCTGCAGAGCCGGCGGGCTCACAGGGAAAGGGAGGGTTTCATGGtcattggggagggggacagggggacCATGTTTAAAGATGGGAGACTGGGGCAAGCAACCTTTAACCATGCTCCTAGTCAAGAGGAGAACACACAAGGACGGTACAAAGgctaccagagggactggggcgGGATGCGGGCCGGGGGAACTGCAAAGCAGGAATCCCACACAGTTAACCCTATCTTACGCCAGGGGCCTGGACTCTAGGGGTACAGTCAACCCCAGGAATAGGCATGGATGTGTGGACGGTTTTGGCACATAGGCATGTGAGACACTTTGGTAACAGAAGGGCCCCAACCTAATATTTTTGAAACGGTTGGGGCAACtgtaagatttttctttttattgttgtttttcccGTTGCAGTTTTcggttattttgtattattataccCTGGTTTTGTGTTGATGACTAAGGTACACAGCCTGACCCGGGCTGAAGCACAGGCACAACGCCTACATGCGCACGCGAAGGTACACATACACTAGATGGCAGTGACCTGGGAGTCTGAAAGTAACCGGGGTGGATCCAACCACGTAACTTCTGACCCCCCAGAGccttactgtagcggtacttaccttatccgggggccgggcgcggtcctctcttcaagccgcgcgcggtcctgcggctgcacgagccgcgcgcggctcgtccgactgttcagacaggaaggcgggcagtgaccgcgagaagcggtcacgtgtcccgcctgcagctaagagcgcgctgcgaatctcgggcgtgctcttaaagagacagtgggagcctaaattgcaaaaaggctcccattggctcctgtcatgccaatcaccccatacacttacctgttgggggagtggaagtgacaggagccaatcacattagtttgaaggctacttatacttacccctttcccttagttccttgccctatcgtggtttctgctacagttccctttagtgcttgttgtgttctgttgtgtttctccgtatttgaccttggctttgtattctgacttcgttttcgctttatcctattctgtactgtttgccggcttgctgattcctgtgtaccagtccccggctagttttagtttacgctgtctctttgtgcccttgacctcggatcgttcctgactctgtcttatcctattacgtcgagtccggccactctaaggtccggtagacgtatctctcctctgtactgtcttctgttaggctggatcctgcgtgtaggggtatatactcgttacattaccccgcagatttagctcaacagatggcgacccatgaggctagatttgtagagcaggatcaccgtatggatcaaatagctcaggctctccagacgctcttagctagaaccattccagcaaccgcacctaaccctcctacacccctgcttcctgaagtatcgactatgcctaacgctacagcacatttaacgcctcctcctaggtatggaggggattctaagacatgcagagggttcattaaccaaatagagtttcattttgaaatgtatccacgttcatttcccacagagaggtctaaagttgggttctttatgcaccaacttaccgacaaagcacttgaatgggcaaaccctatttgggaggctaatggacctatggtgcataactttcacagtttcctaacagcttttcgcagaacttttgatactatgaaaaggtctaagaatgccgctagagcattaatgagggttaaacagggttctaggtctgtggctgattacgctatacagtttcgtacccttgcctcacaggtcgattggaccaataatgggttaactacggccttcatggaaggtttatcagactctatattggatgaggtagcagctaaggagcttcctattgccttagaggaccttattgactacctcatcgatatagataataggattcgtgacaggctctatactaagaacaggaatagacgttttgttacacctattcaacccagagttaatataccggagagtgttaaagtatctgaagaggaacctatgcaattaggggttgccaaactctcagatactgagaaattacataggagaagggagggactctgcctatattgtggtaagagagaccatatggtaaaggagtgtcctctgctcccggaaaactctcgcacctaagaccttataggggactggccttgggtgtgatttctaagtctcctacattgcctcctaaccgactgcttctccctgtttctttacatatgggagagagttgtatagttgaaaacatagacgccctggttgattctggggcagccgagaactttatagactctggttttgtaaagagaaacaatattcccatcagagagaaggagatacccttagccgttgaggccatagatggtagaccattgatatctcctgttgttactcacgagactgcaccgctacacatgtacacaggggttctacactatgaaaccattcggttccaggtcatcacctctccctcttcacagttggtgttagggtatccatggttacgtgctcacaatcccatttttgactgggagacagggcagataaaatcatggagtgaagcctgccatgagtcatgtactattgaagtcacgcctgtgaattctattaacgttcctactgttcctcctttatctacagctataccctctcagtatttaactttaaagactgtctttgataaaagagaggctgccaaattaccgcctcacagaccctacgattgtgctattgatttgttgcctggtactatacctcctaagggcagggtgtaccccctatcggttcaagaaaaccgtgtcatggaggagtacattaaagagtcattagacaagggatttattagaagatcctcttctccggctggagcggggttcttctttgtatcaaagaaagaaggtgatttaagaccttgcattgattatagaggtcttaacaagatcaccatcaaaaatgcttaccctatacctttaataacagaattgtttgacaggctcaaacatgctacgatattcaccaaattagatcttagaggagcatacaatttgatacgtattaaaaaggaccacgaatggaagacagcctttaacactcggtcaggtcattatgagtataccgtcatgccatttgggctttgcaatgccccagcagtgttccaagaatttattaatgatgtcttaagggactttattcactcatttgttattgtgtacttggatgacattttaatatattctacagacattcacactcatcacagacatgttacgacagttctgaagacccttcttgctaatggtctttattgcaaattagaaaaatgtctattcgaccagtccgaggtccagtttttagggtatttgatttccgctgagggttttcggatggatccccagaagctcgctgcagtcatagaatggcctctgccgcaaggtctgaaagccatccagcgttttctgggtttctctaattattatagacgttttatcaaaggtttttcgtctatagtagcgcctattactcgtatgactaaaaaggatggcaatacacgtgtctggtctactgaggcacttcaggct
This region of Pelobates fuscus isolate aPelFus1 chromosome 2, aPelFus1.pri, whole genome shotgun sequence genomic DNA includes:
- the LOC134585133 gene encoding olfactory receptor 13H1-like: MHTPMYYFLCHLSFLDLFYSSNSIPKMLLDMISTSGGRISFFGCMIQMYTGLYLGENECILLAVMAYDRYIAICFPLRYTVIMSWKLCKNIIVVTWVGTLLLTSLPAISSHHTFCGGNKINHFACEVLALLKLVCENTSFDESMIFIGGLFTLSVPFAFILVSYVCIIVAILKIHSVGGRKKAFSTCGSHLTVVLMFYGTSMAMYMGPIKNILEKQKFVSIIYGIVTPMLNPLIYSFKNQEVKKGVRRILITNIQVSLIQKIRV